The Deltaproteobacteria bacterium nucleotide sequence TCCTAAACATTGATCTTCTGAATATGCAGATCTGTCTTGATCCGCTGCTCTCTTCCATCCTCATAGGTGATCTTCGTGTCCATATGGACGGTATCTGCATCCGAGTAGAGGGCGTTCACAATATCCTTATACCGCTCTCCCACAAAGGCCCGTTTCAGTTTGGACGTCCGTGTCAATTCCTCATCATCGGCATCAAACACCTTGTAGAGGTTCACGAATTTCCTGATCTTGGCCGGCGCAGGGAGGTCCCTGTTGGCCTCCTCAATCTGTTTCTGCACCAGATCGTAGACCTCCGGCTTCTGAGAAAGCTCCATATAGCTGGTGTAGTTGAGCTTTTTGTCATCCGCCCATTTCCCCACCACGGCATAGTCGATGCACATGACAGCCGTGATATACTCCCTCTTATCGCCGATGGCCCAGGCCTCCCCGATAAAGGGGCTGAATTTGAGCCGTGTTTCAAGATATTGGGGCGAAAACGGCCTGCCGTCGGAAAGGGTCATCACGTCCTTGGACCGGTCAAATACCACCAGGTGACCGTCTTCATCAATAAATCCCCTGTCCCCGGAATAGAGCCATCCATCCACAAGGGTCTTCTTTGTGGCCTCCTCGTTCTTGTAATATCCGATAAAAACGGAAGGGCTTTTGGATAAGATCTCCCCTTCTTCGGTGATCCGGACCTCTGTTTCCGGAATCGGGGTCCCTACGGTATCGAACTTGACATCGCCGTCCCGGTGCACTATGGAAATGCCGGCGATTTCCGTCTGCCCGTAGATCTGTTTCAGGTTGACCCCCAGGGCGTGAAAAAACCGGAAATGGTCCGGTCCCATGGCCGCCCCCCCGGTGTAGCAGTGTCGAAGTCGCGACAGGCCCAGATGGTCCTTCAGCTTCTTCTGCATGGTAATGGAGGCGATCCAGGTCAAAAACCTGAGACTCAGGGGCACCGGCTTCTTGTCAAATTTGAGGTTGGCGGCCTTATATCCCACCCTGGTGGCAAATTCGTATACCTTTCTCTTGATCCAGGTGGAATCGATGTACTTGACCTGGACCTGACGCGTCATCCCCTCGTACAGCCTGGGCGGTGCAAACATCACATGGGGGCCGATCTCTCGTATATTCTCCTGGGCGGTCTCGGGTTCTTCCGGAAAGTTGAGGGTATATCCGATCTGCAGACCGCACGATATGGACATCATCTGCTCC carries:
- a CDS encoding AMP-binding protein: VDKALLIKDDCPKLQNIVWDDPKGMRNYHQDYLISIKKVQELGRALDQKEPDLFEKMVNEGTGDDVCLLFYTSGTTALPKGALLTHWNMLTMGRNLMAIDPCYDTDDFVSYLPFAWIGEQMMSISCGLQIGYTLNFPEEPETAQENIREIGPHVMFAPPRLYEGMTRQVQVKYIDSTWIKRKVYEFATRVGYKAANLKFDKKPVPLSLRFLTWIASITMQKKLKDHLGLSRLRHCYTGGAAMGPDHFRFFHALGVNLKQIYGQTEIAGISIVHRDGDVKFDTVGTPIPETEVRITEEGEILSKSPSVFIGYYKNEEATKKTLVDGWLYSGDRGFIDEDGHLVVFDRSKDVMTLSDGRPFSPQYLETRLKFSPFIGEAWAIGDKREYITAVMCIDYAVVGKWADDKKLNYTSYMELSQKPEVYDLVQKQIEEANRDLPAPAKIRKFVNLYKVFDADDEELTRTSKLKRAFVGERYKDIVNALYSDADTVHMDTKITYEDGREQRIKTDLHIQKINV